The Humulus lupulus chromosome 4, drHumLupu1.1, whole genome shotgun sequence genome has a window encoding:
- the LOC133831782 gene encoding pentatricopeptide repeat-containing protein At1g19720-like, whose protein sequence is MVIFGVDEEKFGWFQGLYAYVVKIRNNSHLDELCKKERLSEAILALDSIAGRGCKVKPKTYINLLQHCIDENCVKLGREFHARMGLVEYVDPFVETKLVSMYAKCGYLDDARRVFDEMRERNLFTWSAMIGACSRAKTWKEVLELLLLLMKDDGIVPDQFLLPKILEACGNCKNFETTKLIHSMVIRCGFSGAIRVNNSILAVYAKYGKLDWAKRFFEKMDKKDIVTWNAIISGLCHTGQIEEATKLLDEMREEGTEPGLVTWNILIASCNQLGKTDVAMGLKKEMESTGISPDVFTWTSMTSGFAHNDRRGEALNLFNDMISEGVNPNEVTITSAASACASLRSLNKGLEIHAFAIKNGLIDNVLVGNSLVDMYSKCGCRNIFVNTFCTANFRL, encoded by the exons atgGTGATTTTCGGTGTGGATGAAGAGAAATTTGGCTGGTTTCAaggtttatatgcttatg tagTAAAAATTCGCAACAACTCTCATTTGGATGAGCTCTGCAAAAAGGAACGGCTCAGCGAGGCCATCTTAGCTCTGGATTCCATTGCCGGACGTGGGTGCAAGGTAAAACCAAAAACCTATATCAATTTACTTCAGCATTGCATTGATGAGAATTGTGTCAAGTTGGGTCGGGAGTTTCATGCTCGGATGGGTCTTGTTGAGTATGTTGACCCTTTTGTTGAGACTAAATTAGTGAGTATGTATGCGAAATGTGGGTACTTGGATGATGCACGCAGAGTGTTCGATGAAATGCGTGAAAGAAACTTGTTCACTTGGTCAGCTATGATCGGTGCATGCTCTAGAGCAAAAACGTGGAAGGAAGTTTTAGAGCTTTTATTGTTGTTGATGAAAGATGATGGTATTGTTCCTGATCAATTCCTTTTGCCTAAGATATTGGAGGCTTGTGGGAATTGCAAGAATTTTGAGACAACCAAATTGATACATTCGATGGTGATTCGATGTGGTTTCAGTGGTGCTATTAGAGTCAACAATTCAATCTTGGCTGTTTATGCAAAATATGGGAAACTGGATTGGGCTAAGAGGTTTTTCGAGAAGATGGACAAGAAGGACATTGTCACTTGGAATGCAATTATATCTGGGCTTTGCCATACTGGTCAGATTGAAGAAGCTACTAAACTTCTTGATGAAATGAGAGAGGAAGGGACTGAACCAGGTTTGGTAACTTGGAACATATTGATTGCTAGTTGTAATCAATTAGGGAAAACAGATGTTGCAATGGGATTGAAGAAAGAGATGGAAAGTACTGGGATTTCTCCTGATGTATTTACTTGGACTTCTATGACCTCAGGGTTTGCTCATAATGACAGGAGAGGTGAGGCATTAAATTTGTTCAATGACATGATTTCAGAAGGAGTCAACCCGAATGAAGTTACGATTACAAGTGCAGCTTCAGCTTGTGCATCTCTAAGATCACTCAACAAAGGGCTGGAAATCCATGCTTTTGCAATTAAGAATGGTCTTATAGATAATGTTCTAGTTGGAAATTCACTTGTTGACATGTATTCCAAGTGTGGGTGTAGAAATATCTTTGTAAATACATTTTGTACAGCTAATTTTAGGTTGTAA
- the LOC133829743 gene encoding uncharacterized protein LOC133829743 isoform X1 — MCVCVCVYIYHKLELVAATKFDVYSGKVRDLLNFDHGEHEWIIKEEEKLQLEEEKGRKRREEMYSQTRRQVAVTAALFAAGVSFMGVGAHLAYSNVEAEQARLKARRDFVKDRLRKLIDDDDD, encoded by the coding sequence atgtgtgtgtgtgtgtgtgtatacatATATCATAAACTGGAACTTGTTGCTGCTACAAAATTTGATGTGTACAGTGGAAAAGTTAGAGATTTGTTAAATTTTGATCATGGTGAACATGAATGGATAATAAAGGAAGAAGAAAAGCTCCAATTGGAAGAGGAAAAAGGgcgaaagagaagagaagagatgTACTCGCAAACGCGGAGGCAGGTAGCAGTGACGGCGGCGTTGTTCGCGGCGGGAGTGTCGTTCATGGGGGTTGGAGCTCACCTTGCCTACTCCAATGTCGAGGCCGAACAAGCTCGCCTCAAAGCTCGCAGGGATTTCGTCAAAGATCGCCTCAGAAAACTCATCGACGACGACGACGACTAA
- the LOC133829743 gene encoding uncharacterized protein LOC133829743 isoform X2, which translates to MYSQTRRQVAVTAALFAAGVSFMGVGAHLAYSNVEAEQARLKARRDFVKDRLRKLIDDDDD; encoded by the coding sequence atgTACTCGCAAACGCGGAGGCAGGTAGCAGTGACGGCGGCGTTGTTCGCGGCGGGAGTGTCGTTCATGGGGGTTGGAGCTCACCTTGCCTACTCCAATGTCGAGGCCGAACAAGCTCGCCTCAAAGCTCGCAGGGATTTCGTCAAAGATCGCCTCAGAAAACTCATCGACGACGACGACGACTAA
- the LOC133829742 gene encoding phenylacetaldehyde reductase-like produces the protein MSGIGKVVCVTGASGYIASWLVKILLQQGYTVNATVRDPHDPEKTDNLVALDGAKERLHLLRADLMEEGSFDSAINRCDGVFHTASPVLDSRFTIDPQAEIIDPAVKGTLNVLSSCAKSPSVKRVIITSSIASVFENGTPLTPGVVVDETWFSDIAFCEKNKRWYTLSKTLAEVAARKFAKESGMDLVTIHPGFVIGPLVQPSTKTTAKLILDQISGAQTFPNRVLPFVDVRDVANAHIQAFEVASASGRYCVAGPVLHILESLKILLHLYPSLTIPDKCEDDNEPLKPKFQVSNLKAKSLGIINFVPLEVSLRDTVESFREKGLLNI, from the exons atgAGTGGAATAGGGAAGGTTGTGTGTGTAACAGGAGCATCAGGCTACATAGCCTCATGGCTAGTTAAGATCTTACTACAACAAGGGTACACTGTCAATGCAACTGTTCGTGACCCAC ATGATCCAGAGAAAACAGACAATTTGGTTGCACTAGATGGAGCTAAAGAAAGACTTCATCTGCTCAGAGCAGATTTAATGGAAGAAGGATCTTTCGATTCTGCTATTAATAGGTGTGATGGAGTTTTTCATACAGCTTCTCCTGTGCTAGATTCAAGGTTCACCATTGACCCACAG GCAGAAATAATTGATCCTGCTGTGAAGGGAACATTGAATGTTTTGAGCTCGTGTGCAAAATCTCCATCTGTAAAGAGAGTGATCATAACTTCTTCAATCGCTTCGGTTTTTGAGAATGGAACACCTCTAACCCCTGGTGTGGTAGTTGATGAGACATGGTTTTCTGATATTGCTTTCTGTGAAAAAAATAAG CGCTGGTATACACTTTCAAAAACACTGGCTGAGGTTGCTGCTAGGAAGTTTGCTAAGGAAAGTGGGATGGATTTGGTCACCATTCATCCAGGATTTGTGATTGGTCCTCTTGTACAGCCTAGTACTAAAACCACTGCGAAGCTGATTCTCGATCAAATAAGTg GAGCTCAAACATTTCCCAATCGAGTATTGCCATTTGTCGACGTTAGGGATGTTGCCAAtgcacatattcaagcatttgAAGTTGCTTCAGCTAGTGGAAGATACTGTGTAGCTGGACCTGTTTTACATATTTTGGAGTCATTGAAGATTTTGCTACATCTATACCCTTCTTTGACCATTCCTGACAA ATGTGAAGATGATAATGAGCCTCTCAAGCCAAAGTTCCAAGTTTCAAATTTGAAAGCAAAAAGTTTGGGAATAATTAACTTTGTTCCCTTGGAAGTGAGTCTGAGGGACACTGTAGAAAGCTTCAGAGAAAAGGGTCTTCTAAACATCTAG